The nucleotide window AGATTTGGATAAAGATAATAAATTCAAGGTGAAAATGAATTTTGGTTCCTAAATATTCCATCTCGTCCAACAATAGCTTTGAGTTTTTTAGATTAATGATCCCTCAGTTAAAAAAGAAATCATAATAAATCATATAATATATGCAAATCTTATATTCTAACAATGTGATATCAGAATAAAAGGAAAGGAAAACTTGAAGTATTTCTTCCTCATATTTTAACAATAACAAAATGAATGGACTAATATAACATTTCTGAGGTAAGCATCCGATAACATATTCACAACGTTTCTAATGCATGTAGAAATCACCTTATGGTTTCCTAATAATAGTTTTCTCTACATCAGTAGTGCAATGAATGAATTCTACAGACTTGGAATCCCTATGAGAAACCTGAAGAGGAACAGAGCATGACCATGGCCATTCATGATCTTCTTCTTGCCTTACGGTGTTCTTAGCTGAACCAGTGGCTGAAGTGGTGGTGTCATGGAATCGTCTTTCTCACCTCCACATGCTGCCTCATCTATGTTGATTCTGACACAATTCGTTGCTGTTCCATTAGAATGAGGTTTACTGTTTGATTTGCCTGTGTGTGGGTTGGAGTGGCTGTGTGCCAAAGAGCTGGATTCCATTAATGGCCCCATTCCACCTTCTCGCGGCAGAGGGTGCACCTTTGAGCTCTCGTCTTCTCCTCCTTTCTGATGGAAGCTGTCCTCCTCGATGTCGTACAAGTTCCCGGTGCGCACCTCCTGCGCCAACGAGCACGACCAGCAAAACAGCCACTGCATGAAGTCCGTCATGGCCGGATAGCCACAGCAGAAAGGATTCGCCGGAAGCTTGAATCTTTTCCTCATCTGAATCCGCCAAAAGCCTCCATAAAGCAGTCCGCAGAAGCAGAGCAGGATGCCGGTGATCCCCGTCATGTATCTGGCAATATCGTCGTCGATGTTGATCGCCGTCACGCTGAACACCAGTAGAGGCGCAACGCAGAGGAGCAGGAACGTGACGATGTGCACGTACATGTTGCCGAATCCGAGCCTCTCCATGTTCCACCCAAACACGCACAACGTGCAGAAGACTGAGAGAGAGGCCACCGTGAGGTCGTCCCAGCAGTCGAAGAGTCCGCCGACCCATTCGGGCTTCGTGATCACCACCCTTTTGTTGCATGTCTTCAGCAGATCGGTGTCCGGTGCAGCAGCCACGGCCATTTGACGCGATTCTACGTCGGTTTCGGACTCCTGCTTCTTTCCCAAGGGACCGTAAACGACGTAGATGCCGGCGGCAACTGGCGCTGCGATTCCAAGGACGATGAAGAGGATCTGCGGCCATGTCGGTCGACTGTCGCTCGAGTAACCCCAGTAGAGTCCGCACAAACCATACTGAGAGAAGCAGGTGGTGTGGAGGAGGAGCACCACGAGCATCATGTGAGCCCACTCGTTGGGCCGCGGGGCTCCGTTCTTGGAGTACACCTTCCGCAGCTCGGCGACGTCGGTCGATGTCCACCTACATAGGAGCACCAAGTGGTGGAACAGCTTGGGGTGTTGGTAGATGCACATGATGGTGAAGAGCGCGTTCACGATCTGGTTGGTGATCTCAGTCCATCGCTTCCTCTGCGAACTCTTGGGTATGGTGTGGTCCAGGAGTCCGGtcatgaagaggaagaggacgaagagGCCTACGGCGACGAAGAAGAGCCAGACCAGCAGAGCCATGTTCATGGGGTGTTTTACCCAGTTCTTGCAGTACATGATCAGGCCTTCCCAGTTGATCCTTCTTACAAATGGCACGCGAAGAGGTCGGCAGCCATGAACAGGAGCACAGTCCGGTGGCGAAGAGCCGCCTCTTTGGCTTCCGATTCTCTTCACGAAGGTGAAAGGAGATGATCTGCCGACAGAGCCGAATCTGAGGAACCAATCTTTGGACGGTTGAGCCTTCAAGAAATCTAGGAACCTTCTCACATGTCGTGTCCGATCGAAGAATTGTTCTTCCTTTTTTCGGATGCAGCAGGAGAGCTTCGTTGTCATACTTCTTTCACTCTTCTCGATTGCTGCTTCGGTGTCCTCTGTACTCTGACGGCTTCCATTCGATTCCATTCCTCAAGCTTTGCAGAGTAATAAGCTATTATCTGTGTGTCAAAGGAATCAAGATATATAAACACCTCAAAAGCTAATAAATGAACTGCGTACAGATCTCTAATATAATTTacccaacaaaaaaaagaaaaggaacttCTTTAAGTTCAAAGCCGATCATCATTTTGCATAACTCGATATCACTTATGACAATAAGAGTATAAACACTTGAGAGGAAAATATGAGTAAGAATGGATATGCTTAAATAACATTAAAGATGATGAATTTGTCATCTACTCAAGATGGAAGGGAGAGAAATAAGACAACAGAGATAAAGGCTGCTGCCTGCTACCTTCTTGTTTTATGGAGGAGAAGATTCAGCGTTCCCAAGCTCTAATCTCACTCTCTCCCTTGCTCGGCTGGGACACGAAACAAGCAGCTCTTGGAGAAGCAAATAACTGCTGCTCACCtcttatatatagatagatagatcgagagagggagcgagagagagagagtaaacgaAGAGGATGGGAGGGAAAGAGTCAGAGAGGGTCGGCAAGAAGGAGTAGCAGCGTGGACTGCAGTGGGAGAGCGTTGATGCCGGTGCATTAATCCTTTGGTTTACTTGACCGAGGCAAACCTGTCAACGCTGACCTTATCGTATTACTTACTACAAGCTTATTTCTTCGGCCGTGCATGTTGGTGCACGACCGTTGAATCAGGGAGTGTGAGTTGGTGTTGCTGTGCCTTATGATGGTCAAGTTATTGACTTTGaagcttttttattttatttatttatttttcagtcATCCAAAGAGGGCTGATTCTTAAAAAAATCCTccctttttagatttttttttaaaaataccctttgtcttttttttcataatacatgaaatatttttgACTTGACAcccattcattttttttctttttttctctctatttATTATGAATTAGTCTATAAGGTGAATCGATCCGATTATAGTATTTTTACATTTGTGTTATAGCATTTttagtaatataaaaaatatattgcttttatataaattttataaacatattatgtttatgatattttaaataatataaaaatattagagtatttctaaaaatattttaatgtgtatataaaaatattgtaactaaTGAAAGAAGATAGGTAGTTTGGAGGTAttaggtaaaaaaaaaattattattagatAATTCTGAAAATTAAGACAtttcttgaagaaaaaaaaataaaaaataattattttttccgGAAATTTACCCAGAATAATATCTTGTATTGGCTAGCCTCTCATTTCTTCGCAGGAACCATGACTTTCTAAATGAAACCTGACAAGGATATCTCGCTTTCTTCAACCTCTTCAATGATCTCTTAAGAGATTCATGAAAGATTAATCTTCCACCGGCACACATAGCTGATCGCAGACGTCCCACAACACATTACACAGCTTTATGATCGATGTGATGCTGCCAAATTCTaataaaacaagaaaaatctCAAGTTGCACAGTTCAAGTCGAAGGTGGTGGATGAATAGAGTCATCGTCGCAGACCACCTCTCTTAACTGTATCAATGGTGGAATTGGTGGATTCATCACATCACTGAGAACCAATGCGGCATCTTCTGCAGCTGCGCCATCATTTTCCCCTTCCCTATGCTGCGTCTCAGATGTGGTCATTGCTGTTCCGGAATCATCTTGACAGGGTCGAGGATCCACAGCACTCTCCCCCTCTCCATCCCCACTTTGCATTACCCTCCTCGAGAGGCTGTCATCTTCCACATCGTAGAGGTTCCCGGTGCGCACCTCCTGTGCCAGAGAACACGCCCAGCAGAACAACCACTTGCCGTAGTCCGTAAGCGACGCCGAGCCCAAACAGCATGTGTCGCCGGGGAGTTTGAATCTTTTCCGCATTTGGATCCTCCAAAACCCCCCGTACAGCAGCCCGAACGCGCACAGGACTACTCCGGCGATCCCGATGACATCTCCGATGACGTAGTTGTGGATGTTGAGAGCCGAGATGTTGAAGATCCAGAACGGCGCGACGCAGAGCAGGAGGAAGGTGAAGATGTGGACGTACATGTTACCGAACCCGAGTCTCTCCATGTTCCAACCGAAGACGCAGCAGGTGCAGAAGAAGGAGAGGTAACAGACGGTAATGTCGTCCCTGACGTCGAGAAGTCCTCCAGCCCACTCGGGTTTGCTCGCTGCAGCTCTCGGGCCGTGCTTCCTGCGTTGCTCATCGCAAGCTTTGGGTATCTGAGATTGTGATTCTTCATCCGAATTGGAGCTATATTCCCTTCCAAGAGGACTATACAGTGTGTACAGAGCAGCCAAGACCGGCGCTGCAAGCCCCAAGGCGAAGAAGAAGTCCTCGAGGAACTCCGGTCGGTTCTTCCTGGCGTAGCCCCAGTAGAGACCACACAAGGTGTACTGCGCAAAGCAAGTGATGTGAAGGAGGAGCAGGGCGACCATCATGTGAGCCCACTCGTGAGGTCGATAGGCTCCGTTCTTGCAGTATATCTTTCTGAGCTCGACGATGTCCTCTGAGTTCCACCGGCATAGCATGACGAGGTGGTGAAAGAGCCTGGGGTGCTGGTAGATGCTCATGAGCGTAAAGAGCGCATTGAGGACCTGGTTGTTGATCTCGATCCAGTGGTTTCTCGAGGATTTTGTGGGGAATGCGTTGTTCAGCaatccgaggaggaggaggcccaGCATGGTGGCGGAGACTGCAACGCAGATTAGCCAGATGAGAAGGGCAATGTTCATGGGATTTTTCAGCCAAGCTCTGAAGGTGCCGAAGAAAGAAGACCAgttgattctcccgaagaactgaaCATGGAAGCGCCGTTGGATGCCGACGGGAGAAGGGACGGAAAGCGAGATCTCCTCTCTTTGGTTCAGAGTTCGACGGAGAATTCTGAGCGGGGAAGAGAAATTAAGCTTCTTCAACCAATCCAAGAGCCTGCTCCTACCGCTTCTTGGCTCCAGCAGTGTTTCCTGAAGCGATGGGATTTGGATACGGTAGTCCCTGAGCTCAGGAGCATTTGGATCCGAGTTggattcttgttcaccatcactggtACTACAGGAAACCATCCTCCTCTCGGTAACCTACACAAAGAAATCTAAACAAAACCAGTTCTTGCACAATCTCGTCTCGCTGGGGTGAGACTTATCTTTGCACGGAGGAATCCACAATCAATCTTTTCGAGGTTCAACAGAGTTCTTGCAACTCCAGTTCTGATAGAATAAGAATGAAAACTATTACTACTGCAAGATTTTTTGGTCATAAATTTCGGATCAGAGCATCCAGAATAACAAGCTTCATCTATTTCATATCACCAAGTTTATGATTTACCTTTGGAATGGGAGTCGATCGAAGAGAAGTAAAGAATTCAGCTATTTAGCTCATGCAAAGAGGAATGAAGCAGATATATCTTGTGCAAGGAGCCAAAAAAGCAAGACGATCTTCCTGTCGCAGACGGTCGAAGAGCAGAACAAAATAAAGATGAACGAAAGATCGTAGTCTGCCACCTGACGGTCAAACTGCAAAGGGTTCTGCTTTCAGACAGAGGGAAAGTCAAAGTCAACGTGCCTACGGGAGTTACCAAATTGGCCCCACCAGAGGACCAACCTGGAATTGCGGTCCAAACAGGTCTCGCTTGAGAAGAACATCCAACCGTCCAATGACCGCTGCAATCATGAAGCTGTCACCATGTTATTGACTTGGAAACAATCTTACGACTATGACCGATACTAACACATAGTAATAATAATTAGACATAGTAATATTGCATTGCATGCAAGTGCTTATATGCATGAATAGCACTTTGGACATTATATGTTGGGTTAATGGAGTTGTCTTACGCGGATCAGTTTGGAATTTGCATTAGATCTTTTACCGGATATACTACTATTAATAAATTACTTAATTAATCCCCAATGGGACCACCATGGGACCCACGGTGAATGTATGATTCAAATATAAGACCTTCCAATAAATGTAAGAAttcttatatttataattaatatttcttatatattagatgatttttttaaactcttaaattttaataaatagattattacattaaaaaaatattagataagTTTCGTTCCTCAAACGTTGTATCTATACACCACCACCGTGGATGGATTCACCCGACTGAGGAGACGGAGGCACCGAACAGATTTTGGGAACGCTTCTTATTGGTCGATTCCCGCGGTCCCCTGCATAGTGGCTGTCGTGGCACAGGCCGAGTGGATGACAGAATTCTGCGGGGGTTCAAGACATCAGGGCATTCAAGCGGGCCGCCGTTCCCTGCTTGGTGCCTTGTCCCGAACACGGGAATCGCACCCCCGTGGTTGGAATACTTGTATTCACGTTGGATCACCGACAGTGGCAAGTAGCTCTCGGCCGCTCGCCGCCCAACCAAACACAGCTTCGATTTCTGTTTGTCGCATTTCTCGCATTCATTCGCTGGGTCCCCCTCGTCCTTGGATCTCCTCCCACCCAGTCCTTATCAAGAACCCGACCCGGAGAAGCAAGAATTGGTCGGTGGAGCGCCGAGATTGTAATCCCCTTGAAGAAGCTTGTTCTTTCAACTGGTATTTCCCCGATCTGTTTCCTTCTCTTTGATGTTCCACGGAGGGAGatcaactcttttttttttcttcttgtcgaATAAGAAATCGATCGAACTTGTACCATCATTTCTTTAGATGCCAGATAAAAATTCGGTCTTGTTGAGTAATTtgcgaaaacaaaaaagaaagtaaGTCGCTCGATTCAGTTCGAGATCTTGCTTCCGGTTCCCTTTGATATGGGCGCCTACATAAAACCAAGGGCATCACTAGGTGCTGCGCTTGAATTATGGTATATGAAGTTGTGTTACGCGGATCTTTGCTTTCGGTTGGTTGTTTTGGGGTTTAGTGATGCTTTCGTCGCTGTAATCGAATTCTAAGTGCATTTCAATTGAAATGACTAATTTTGATCCAATCGTTCCAAGTTTTCTCCTTTTCATCACTGGAAAAAGTCGATTAGTTTTGTGTTGTCTAGTAGCCTTAGGGAAATGGAGATTATGTGGTAAAACCATACAGCATAGGATGGCACCTTGTTGCATCTATCCGTTGGTGGCAGATATTTGGAGACCTGAATAACTAAGAACTGGAAGCTAGTTGAAGTTCAGAATAATAGATTAGAAGATTAAAGGGAAAGAAAAACTAAACTAGCAAATATGCGTGGAGATCCCAGATTTAGTTGACTTTTGGATCTagataaagtaaggagatgagttGTGGCATGTGACTGAACTATCACTTCTTCCAGCTTTAAGGTAGTTTCCGATTCATTTCCTACATATATTTTATGCTACGCTGTCATAAATTAAAGGAAGGGATTTCTTGCTAATTGGAACAAGGCTAAGAGCCTAGGAGTTATAGAAGTACTTCAAGATGTTGCATCTTTCCTTGTATTGTCACCAGTCTAcaggaaattaaatgtttcttggTAAGGTTTCTGCTTAATTTCCCAAAAAAATTTCTGCTTGTTAGTATTTATATGCCTTCTCTAAGCTTTTTCTATCTTATTTTTATTCAAACCTTAAGATTGTTTATTCAACAAAGGCATCTAGCAATGCTAATCATTAGTCTGTTTGAAATATATCATATTAAATGAGTGTGGATCTTGTGCATGCAGTATCTTAAGCTGAGCCAAGGTGGATCAAGTTCCATAGTTGGGTTTATGTGGCAAGAATTTGCAGAAATTTCTTTATGCAACTTATTTCTCATCAATTAATTAAATCCATTATATGTGGCTTCCTTTTCTCATTTACTTTACCTTTCCTTGGTAGTAACTAACTAGCTCATTCAATTCTTTCTCAAAATGTAGTTTCAATCAGAGACACTTTTTCATGATGTTAAGAGGAGCTCTTCACCTCAAAATTAATGACTAATTACACAAGCATGTGCTAGTACTTGTTGTTTAAGCTGCAACACCATCATTTTTGTCTTTGTACTGCCCAGGCCACTGTAAAGCCTTACACTTCCATGCCTCTCTTGGTTGGCTAATGAACATTTTGACATCTTATTCCATCATACTCATAGTACTTGTGCTTTCATGACTGGAATAATACCTCTTAACTTTCTTAACTTACtatctttattttcctttttcatAGTCACCACCATTAGTGAGGGGTAGAGGTATAAAGAGGAATTAGGAAGAGGCAAGCATGCATTTGTTAGGATGAAGAGATATATTAGGGCTAGCAAGGAGGGAAACTATGTAGAGGTATAAAGAGGAATTAAGAAGAGACAAGCATGTATTTGTTAGGATGGAGAGATATATGAGGGCTAGCAAGGAGGGAAACTATCTTCTTGTTGGGGATTTTGACCAATCAAGATTGAAAGTATTTTCTGTTAGTCAACACAAGAAATATAGTCAAATAGCCACTTGGTTAAGCTCATGTATCATGTTAGAACATGAGATGAGAACAAATGGTAGTTTCATTTTGTAATTAGATACCACTTTTTGGGTCAAAGATGACTCTAAATATTGCTAGGGGGTTCTATATAGCACAAGTGTTGTACAAATTTTTTGTAGAACACAAATGATGAGAAGAGGGGGCAGCTCAATGCACAAGATTCCTGCTAATGCAAAGTCTAGGATGACTATTTTCACAACCTACCCCTGTAGGCCAAGTTGTTGTGTTTATGACCTGAACTTTGGTCATTCATGGTCTAAAGGACCAAAATTGCTGTGGCAGTAAGGCtcacttgcttttcttttctaGTACTAAATTTGTTctctatttttaattaattaattggatGACATTTGTGTGATTTGGCTTATTATGAAGTTAATGTATCGGGTACATTTTTCTATGGAAAAAATATCCTGTTATGATGGTTGCCTTTGTCCTGATctgtaattaaatcatttgaaaTTGACAGGGCCGATGGCTTTGAGAGAGGGGTTCTTCCTTCTTATGCTTATTATTACCTGGGCAAGTACTGATGCTAGAAGCTCAGTGAACTTTGATATTATGGGTATGTCATGTACATACATTCCTTTGCTTTTAGTTAACGTttgccttctttttttctttttatttctgcTCTTGATAATTGTTGCTCCATGTGAACAACTTatgtttattttcttttaacatgTTATTAATTTTGTCAATGAAGTCAATGAATTAGCATAATTGTTGCATATGCTTAATGTAAAATTAATAATAGTCATCAAGTCATGCCACTCCTGATACTTGTGGAAAGTGGTGGATTTTCTCGGCAGAATCTTTTAATACGGCTTGTTAAATTGCCTT belongs to Musa acuminata AAA Group cultivar baxijiao chromosome BXJ1-11, Cavendish_Baxijiao_AAA, whole genome shotgun sequence and includes:
- the LOC103972587 gene encoding uncharacterized protein LOC103972587, whose protein sequence is MESNGSRQSTEDTEAAIEKSERSMTTKLSCCIRKKEEQFFDRTRHVRRFLDFLKAQPSKDWFLRFGSVGRSSPFTFVKRIGSQRGGSSPPDCAPVHGCRPLRVPFVRRINWEGLIMYCKNWVKHPMNMALLVWLFFVAVGLFVLFLFMTGLLDHTIPKSSQRKRWTEITNQIVNALFTIMCIYQHPKLFHHLVLLCRWTSTDVAELRKVYSKNGAPRPNEWAHMMLVVLLLHTTCFSQYGLCGLYWGYSSDSRPTWPQILFIVLGIAAPVAAGIYVVYGPLGKKQESETDVESRQMAVAAAPDTDLLKTCNKRVVITKPEWVGGLFDCWDDLTVASLSVFCTLCVFGWNMERLGFGNMYVHIVTFLLLCVAPLLVFSVTAINIDDDIARYMTGITGILLCFCGLLYGGFWRIQMRKRFKLPANPFCCGYPAMTDFMQWLFCWSCSLAQEVRTGNLYDIEEDSFHQKGGEDESSKVHPLPREGGMGPLMESSSLAHSHSNPHTGKSNSKPHSNGTATNCVRINIDEAACGGEKDDSMTPPLQPLVQLRTP
- the LOC103972588 gene encoding uncharacterized protein LOC103972588, whose translation is MVSCSTSDGEQESNSDPNAPELRDYRIQIPSLQETLLEPRSGRSRLLDWLKKLNFSSPLRILRRTLNQREEISLSVPSPVGIQRRFHVQFFGRINWSSFFGTFRAWLKNPMNIALLIWLICVAVSATMLGLLLLGLLNNAFPTKSSRNHWIEINNQVLNALFTLMSIYQHPRLFHHLVMLCRWNSEDIVELRKIYCKNGAYRPHEWAHMMVALLLLHITCFAQYTLCGLYWGYARKNRPEFLEDFFFALGLAAPVLAALYTLYSPLGREYSSNSDEESQSQIPKACDEQRRKHGPRAAASKPEWAGGLLDVRDDITVCYLSFFCTCCVFGWNMERLGFGNMYVHIFTFLLLCVAPFWIFNISALNIHNYVIGDVIGIAGVVLCAFGLLYGGFWRIQMRKRFKLPGDTCCLGSASLTDYGKWLFCWACSLAQEVRTGNLYDVEDDSLSRRVMQSGDGEGESAVDPRPCQDDSGTAMTTSETQHREGENDGAAAEDAALVLSDVMNPPIPPLIQLREVVCDDDSIHPPPST